One Cellulosimicrobium protaetiae genomic region harbors:
- the glgX gene encoding glycogen debranching protein GlgX, translating to MHVPRPSAVPEPTPGTVPAALPLPTGPVDRHALVPPLGVRVAGDGVDVAVLASHATAVELCLVDVVDASLPAHDPARYRERRVPLAGPAYGVWHAHVPGVRPGQRYGFRAHGPWEPAAGLRHNPAKLLVDPYARGLVGELVDDPAVHGQVGSDPYGPADATDSLPFVPHAVVVAEPTGTLAPRPRVPWRDTVIYEAHVRGLTQRLEALPEHLRGTYAGVAHPVTIEHLRSLGVTTVELLPVHANVPEPHLLASGRTNYWGYSTLGFFAPHAAYATRAAREAGPGAVLDEVRGMVHLLHEAGIEVLLDVVHNHTCEGGADGYHLSWRGLDNAGYYLHDGGSPARLADVTGTGNSLDFRRPAVVRAALDSLRYWAEVVGVDGFRFDLAVTLGRGAAGFDPDHPFLVALQTDPVLCGLKLVAEPWDVGPGGWRTGQFPPPLAEWNDRFRDAARQFWLADAREASHGRPGHGVRDLATRLAGSADLFGHSDPPLLRGPVASVSYVTAHDGFTLADLVAYDHKHNFANGEDNRDGTDDNRSWNHGLEGPVAAPDARAGGGPGAGIDALGIGVEIAPLRRRSIRNLLATLVLAAGTPMLTAGDEMGRTQRGNNNAYVQDDETSWVSWDLSPWRKDLLATARYLLALRREHPALRPDTFYTGRPRPSDSSGGGAGARGPGSDVGVPDLVWFDADGELLDHSAWHDPAVRTLQMLRTAPEPGDADVLMVLAGGLDPVDVTLPGVRAASDADAERWDLAWDSDWEHPEDRDRANGDGTARAGDVVALEALSLRVYVSTPPR from the coding sequence GTGCACGTGCCCCGCCCCTCCGCCGTCCCCGAACCGACCCCCGGCACCGTCCCGGCAGCGCTCCCGCTCCCGACGGGGCCCGTCGACCGGCACGCTCTCGTGCCGCCGCTCGGCGTCCGCGTCGCGGGCGACGGCGTGGACGTGGCCGTCCTCGCGTCGCACGCGACCGCCGTCGAGCTGTGCCTCGTGGACGTGGTCGACGCGTCGCTGCCCGCCCACGACCCGGCCCGCTACCGCGAGCGCCGCGTCCCGCTCGCCGGGCCGGCGTACGGCGTCTGGCACGCCCACGTCCCCGGCGTCCGGCCGGGGCAGCGCTACGGGTTCCGCGCGCACGGGCCGTGGGAGCCCGCGGCCGGGCTGCGGCACAACCCCGCGAAGCTGCTCGTCGACCCGTACGCGCGCGGCCTCGTGGGCGAGCTGGTCGACGACCCGGCGGTCCACGGCCAGGTCGGGAGCGACCCGTACGGCCCGGCGGACGCGACCGACTCGCTGCCGTTCGTGCCGCACGCGGTCGTCGTCGCCGAGCCGACCGGGACCCTGGCGCCCCGGCCGCGCGTCCCGTGGCGCGACACCGTGATCTACGAGGCGCACGTGCGCGGCCTCACGCAGCGGCTCGAGGCCCTGCCCGAGCACCTGCGCGGCACGTACGCGGGCGTCGCGCACCCGGTGACGATCGAGCACCTGCGGTCGCTCGGCGTGACGACGGTCGAGCTCCTGCCGGTGCACGCGAACGTGCCGGAGCCGCACCTGCTCGCGAGCGGCCGCACCAACTACTGGGGCTACTCGACGCTCGGGTTCTTCGCGCCCCACGCCGCGTACGCGACGCGCGCGGCGCGGGAGGCCGGGCCGGGCGCCGTCCTCGACGAGGTCCGCGGCATGGTCCACCTGCTGCACGAGGCGGGGATCGAGGTGCTGCTCGACGTCGTGCACAACCACACGTGCGAAGGCGGCGCCGACGGGTACCACCTGTCGTGGCGCGGGCTGGACAACGCCGGCTACTACCTGCACGACGGCGGCTCGCCCGCCCGGCTCGCCGACGTCACCGGGACGGGCAACTCGCTCGACTTCCGGCGCCCGGCCGTGGTGCGCGCCGCCCTGGACTCACTGCGGTACTGGGCGGAGGTCGTGGGGGTCGACGGGTTCCGGTTCGACCTCGCGGTCACGCTCGGGCGCGGAGCGGCCGGGTTCGACCCCGACCACCCGTTCCTCGTCGCCCTGCAGACGGACCCGGTGCTGTGCGGGCTCAAGCTCGTCGCGGAGCCGTGGGACGTGGGACCCGGCGGCTGGCGGACCGGCCAGTTCCCGCCGCCGCTCGCCGAGTGGAACGACCGGTTCCGCGACGCGGCGCGGCAGTTCTGGCTCGCCGACGCGCGCGAGGCGTCCCACGGGCGGCCCGGCCACGGCGTGCGCGACCTCGCGACCCGCCTCGCGGGGTCGGCGGACCTGTTCGGCCACTCCGACCCGCCGCTGCTGCGCGGACCCGTCGCGTCGGTGAGCTACGTGACCGCGCACGACGGGTTCACGCTCGCCGACCTCGTCGCGTACGACCACAAGCACAACTTCGCGAACGGCGAGGACAACCGCGACGGGACGGACGACAACCGTTCCTGGAACCACGGTCTCGAGGGCCCGGTCGCGGCACCCGACGCGCGGGCGGGCGGGGGGCCGGGCGCGGGAATCGACGCGCTCGGGATCGGAGTGGAGATCGCGCCCCTGCGCCGCCGGTCGATCCGCAACCTCCTCGCGACCCTCGTCCTCGCCGCCGGCACCCCCATGCTCACCGCGGGCGACGAGATGGGGCGGACGCAGCGCGGCAACAACAACGCCTACGTGCAGGACGACGAGACGTCCTGGGTGTCGTGGGACCTCTCGCCGTGGCGCAAGGACCTGCTCGCGACGGCGCGGTACCTGCTCGCCCTGCGGCGCGAGCACCCCGCGCTGCGCCCCGACACGTTCTACACCGGCCGCCCGCGGCCCAGCGACTCCTCGGGCGGGGGTGCCGGCGCACGGGGACCGGGGAGCGACGTGGGCGTGCCCGACCTCGTGTGGTTCGACGCCGACGGCGAGCTCCTCGACCACTCCGCCTGGCACGACCCCGCCGTCCGGACGCTGCAGATGCTGCGCACCGCCCCGGAGCCCGGCGACGCCGACGTGCTCATGGTGCTCGCGGGCGGGCTCGACCCGGTCGACGTCACGCTGCCGGGCGTGCGCGCCGCCTCGGACGCGGACGCCGAGCGCTGGGACCTCGCGTGGGACTCGGACTGGGAGCACCCCGAGGACCGGGACCGTGCGAACGGTGACGGCACCGCCCGCGCGGGAGACGTCGTCGCGCTCGAGGCCCTGAGCCTGCGCGTCTACGTCTCCACCCCGCCGAGGTAG
- a CDS encoding electron transfer flavoprotein subunit alpha/FixB family protein, whose protein sequence is MSTPGTRTVLVLLDSAGTELRSPVLELITVGRSLGRVEAVALEAPSVDVLAQLGAYGVALVRQAEPSSGGEVVTGDALHLTPVVAEVLAAATRASDADAVLLTSSFPNKEAAARLAFLTEAGLVIDASALTDGGTHLVADKRVFAGSWDVRSEIVTDPAVLTLRANSVVPQPAEVAVATEVGALRLELSPAATATRVVSRTVDESAGAGRPALGEAAIVVAGGRGTNGDFGPVTELADALGAAVGATRDAVYEGWHDQFVGQTGVTVAPRLYIGAGVSGAPHHRGGMQASQVIVAVNNDPECPLFEISDFAVVGDLADVLPQAAEVLREHRSSQG, encoded by the coding sequence ATGAGCACCCCCGGGACCCGTACCGTCCTCGTCCTCCTCGACTCCGCCGGCACCGAGCTGCGCTCGCCCGTGCTGGAGCTGATCACCGTCGGCCGCTCGCTCGGGCGCGTCGAGGCCGTCGCCCTGGAGGCGCCGAGCGTCGACGTGCTCGCCCAGCTCGGCGCCTACGGCGTCGCACTCGTGCGCCAGGCCGAGCCGTCGTCGGGCGGCGAGGTCGTCACGGGTGACGCCCTGCACCTGACGCCCGTCGTGGCCGAGGTCCTCGCCGCCGCGACGCGCGCGTCCGACGCGGACGCCGTCCTGCTCACGTCGTCGTTCCCGAACAAGGAGGCCGCCGCGCGCCTCGCGTTCCTCACCGAGGCCGGCCTCGTCATCGACGCGTCCGCGCTGACCGACGGCGGCACGCACCTCGTCGCGGACAAGCGCGTCTTCGCGGGGTCCTGGGACGTGCGCAGCGAGATCGTCACCGACCCCGCCGTGCTCACGCTGCGGGCGAACTCCGTCGTGCCGCAGCCCGCAGAGGTCGCCGTGGCGACCGAGGTCGGCGCGCTGCGCCTCGAGCTCTCGCCCGCCGCGACCGCGACGCGCGTCGTGTCCCGCACGGTCGACGAGTCGGCCGGCGCGGGTCGCCCGGCGCTCGGCGAGGCCGCGATCGTCGTCGCCGGGGGCCGCGGCACCAACGGCGACTTCGGCCCCGTCACCGAGCTCGCCGACGCGCTCGGCGCGGCCGTGGGCGCGACGCGCGACGCCGTCTACGAGGGCTGGCACGACCAGTTCGTCGGGCAGACGGGCGTGACCGTCGCACCCCGCCTGTACATCGGCGCGGGCGTCTCCGGCGCCCCGCACCACCGCGGCGGCATGCAGGCGTCGCAGGTCATCGTCGCGGTGAACAACGACCCCGAGTGCCCGCTGTTCGAGATCTCGGACTTCGCGGTCGTCGGCGACCTCGCGGACGTGCTGCCCCAGGCGGCCGAGGTGCTGCGCGAGCACCGGTCGTCCCAGGGCTAG
- a CDS encoding electron transfer flavoprotein subunit beta/FixA family protein, translating to MRIVVAVKYVPDIHADRGFEGGRVVRRADEGTLNELDENAVEAALRLKEALPEAERETSEVIVLTVAGPDADGAVRRSYQLGADRGVRVSDDAIAGSDYFGTARVLAAAVRRLADEAPVDLVVTGMAALDGLGSVVPALLSAELDLPQLTLAGKLEVDGEPGARTARVTRELDGVEEVLEAPLPAVVSVTDHANDPRMPNFKLIMAARTRPVEAWSLADLGVDPALVGETGARSRVTDASPRPPRPDAEIVVDKGEGGRALAEFLIRNDLV from the coding sequence ATGCGGATCGTCGTCGCCGTGAAGTACGTCCCGGACATCCATGCGGACCGGGGCTTCGAGGGCGGGCGCGTCGTGCGCCGGGCCGACGAGGGGACGCTCAACGAGCTCGACGAGAACGCGGTCGAGGCCGCGCTGCGCCTCAAGGAGGCGCTGCCGGAGGCGGAGCGCGAGACCAGCGAGGTGATCGTCCTCACGGTGGCCGGCCCCGACGCCGACGGCGCGGTGCGTCGCTCGTACCAGCTCGGTGCGGACCGCGGCGTGCGCGTGAGCGACGACGCGATCGCGGGCTCCGACTACTTCGGCACAGCGCGCGTGCTCGCCGCCGCGGTGCGCCGCCTTGCGGACGAGGCCCCGGTGGACCTCGTCGTCACCGGCATGGCCGCGCTCGACGGGCTCGGCTCGGTCGTCCCGGCGCTCCTGTCCGCCGAGCTCGACCTGCCGCAGCTCACGCTCGCCGGCAAGCTCGAGGTCGACGGCGAGCCGGGCGCGCGCACCGCGCGCGTCACGCGCGAGCTCGACGGCGTCGAGGAGGTCCTCGAGGCGCCGCTCCCCGCCGTGGTGTCCGTGACGGACCACGCGAACGACCCGCGCATGCCCAACTTCAAGCTCATCATGGCGGCGCGCACCCGGCCGGTGGAGGCGTGGAGCCTCGCCGACCTCGGCGTCGACCCGGCGCTCGTCGGGGAGACCGGCGCACGCTCGCGCGTGACCGACGCGTCGCCCCGCCCGCCGCGCCCCGACGCCGAGATCGTCGTCGACAAGGGCGAGGGCGGGCGCGCCCTGGCCGAGTTCCTCATCCGCAACGACCTGGTCTGA
- a CDS encoding FAD-binding dehydrogenase, whose amino-acid sequence MSDSAVDSSVSSPTIENPEVVVVGAGLAGLVAATELTAAGRRVVLLDQEPAASLGGQAWWSFGGLFLVGSPEQRRMGVTDSAELAFDDWLGSARFAPGADRGEGPDRHGYAWARGFVDFAAGEMRGWLHDKGVRWFPLVQWAERGGYPVTSGADGTAAGGHGNSVPRFHVTWGTGPAILEPFVRAALDARAAGLLDLRFRHRVTSLVVTDGAVTGVRAEVLAPSDVERGAPSSREVVGEVEIAASAVVVTSGGIGANHELVRSRWPQTAGRLPARMLSGVPDSTDGLMIGVAADAGAALVHEDRMWHYPEGIANHSPVWTDHGIRILPGPSSLWLDADGNRLPAPLFPGFDALGALQHVAERGDDHSWFVLNKAIMESEFALSGSEQNPDLTGKDVRLLAQRVLPRAVGPVARFAEQSPEFVWADTPEELAAGMNALVDSTPGSRGHVDGAALARLIHLRDEQVRTGLGKDPQVVATAMARRYRVDRLIRVSPPRPITTPKDGPLLAVRLSVLTRKTLGGLWTDTSARVLRADGSVLPGLWAAGEAAGFGGGGVHGHRALEGTFLGGCLYSGRVAGRALAAELA is encoded by the coding sequence ATGAGTGACAGCGCGGTCGACTCCTCCGTCAGCTCCCCAACGATCGAGAACCCCGAGGTCGTCGTCGTGGGGGCCGGCCTCGCCGGGCTCGTCGCGGCGACCGAGCTCACCGCGGCCGGGCGGCGCGTCGTCCTGCTGGACCAGGAGCCCGCCGCGAGCCTCGGCGGGCAGGCGTGGTGGTCGTTCGGCGGCCTGTTCCTCGTCGGCTCGCCCGAGCAGCGGCGCATGGGCGTCACCGACTCCGCCGAGCTCGCGTTCGACGACTGGCTCGGGTCCGCGCGGTTCGCGCCCGGCGCCGACCGCGGTGAGGGCCCCGACCGCCACGGGTACGCCTGGGCGCGCGGCTTCGTCGACTTCGCCGCGGGCGAGATGCGCGGCTGGCTGCACGACAAGGGCGTGCGGTGGTTCCCGCTCGTGCAGTGGGCCGAGCGCGGCGGGTACCCGGTGACCTCGGGGGCCGACGGGACGGCCGCGGGAGGGCACGGCAACTCCGTCCCGCGCTTCCACGTCACCTGGGGCACCGGTCCCGCGATCCTCGAGCCGTTCGTGCGCGCCGCGCTCGACGCCCGCGCCGCCGGGCTGCTCGACCTGCGGTTCCGCCACCGCGTCACGTCGCTCGTCGTGACCGACGGCGCGGTGACGGGCGTGCGCGCGGAGGTCCTCGCGCCGTCGGACGTCGAGCGCGGCGCACCGTCGTCGCGCGAGGTCGTCGGCGAGGTCGAGATCGCGGCGAGCGCCGTCGTCGTGACGTCGGGCGGGATCGGCGCGAACCACGAGCTCGTGCGCTCGCGGTGGCCCCAGACGGCGGGCCGGCTGCCCGCGCGCATGCTCTCCGGCGTCCCCGACTCGACCGACGGGCTCATGATCGGCGTCGCCGCCGACGCGGGCGCCGCGCTCGTGCACGAGGACCGCATGTGGCACTACCCCGAGGGCATCGCGAACCACTCCCCCGTCTGGACCGACCACGGCATCCGCATCCTGCCCGGCCCGAGCTCGCTGTGGCTCGACGCCGACGGCAACCGGCTGCCCGCGCCCCTATTCCCCGGGTTCGACGCGCTCGGCGCGCTGCAGCACGTCGCCGAGCGCGGCGACGACCACTCCTGGTTCGTGCTCAACAAGGCGATCATGGAGTCCGAGTTCGCGCTGTCCGGCTCGGAGCAGAACCCCGACCTCACCGGCAAGGACGTCAGGCTGCTCGCCCAGCGCGTCCTGCCGCGCGCCGTCGGCCCCGTCGCGCGGTTCGCGGAGCAGTCGCCCGAGTTCGTCTGGGCCGACACGCCCGAGGAGCTCGCCGCGGGGATGAACGCGCTCGTCGACTCGACGCCGGGCTCGCGCGGCCACGTGGACGGCGCCGCCCTCGCCCGGCTGATCCACCTGCGCGACGAGCAGGTCCGCACCGGCCTCGGCAAGGACCCCCAGGTCGTCGCGACCGCGATGGCACGGCGCTACCGTGTCGACCGGCTCATCCGGGTGTCGCCGCCGCGGCCGATCACGACGCCCAAGGACGGCCCGCTGCTCGCCGTCCGCCTCTCGGTGCTCACGCGCAAGACGCTCGGCGGGCTCTGGACCGACACGTCCGCGCGCGTGCTGCGCGCGGACGGATCCGTGCTGCCGGGCCTCTGGGCCGCGGGCGAGGCCGCCGGGTTCGGCGGCGGCGGCGTGCACGGCCACCGCGCGCTGGAGGGCACGTTCCTCGGCGGCTGCCTCTACTCGGGCCGCGTGGCGGGCCGCGCCCTCGCTGCGGAGCTCGCCTGA
- the glgP gene encoding alpha-glucan family phosphorylase — MRAIRRFTVRTLLPAELRDLDELAHNLRWSWHAPTRDLFAGIDPEAWASTHGDPVALLGALGPERLAELAADGAFVERVRAAAADLRHYLDDALWYQQRAASDEGSDSLPAAIAYFSPEFGITSVLPQYSGGLGILAGDHLKSASDLGVPIVGVGLLYGAGYFKQSLTRDGWQVETYPLLDPDGLPLTLLRDDDGTPARVSLALPGGRTLHAHVWVAAVGRVPLLLLDSNVPGNDEAARKVTDRLYGGGGEHRLQQELLLGVGGVRALRLWSRLTGAPEPEVYHTNEGHAGFLGVERIRELVEQGLTFDEALEAVRAATVFTTHTPVPAGIDRFGRDLVTQYFGGDMAVDGLPVERVLALGAEDYDGGDPTVFNMAVMGLRLGGRANGVSLLHGEVSRGMFEGLWPGFDAREVPITSVTNGVHSPTWVDPAFAALEADRLGLDELTADAASSGWLRGAGDGGVSDGELWAIRREMRGRLVDEARRRVRKSWRERGATPAELGWVDDVLSPDVLTIGFARRVPTYKRLTLMLRDPERLKALLLHPERPVQLVVAGKSHPADDQGKRLIQQLVRFTDDPEVRHRIVFLPNYDIAMAQSLYPGCDVWLNNPLRPLEASGTSGMKSALNGGLNLSILDGWWDEWFDGENGWAIPTADGVEDADRRDDLEAAALYDLVEQQVAPRFYDRDTDGVPGRWLEMVRHTLATLGPKVQATRMVGEYVTRLYAPAAAAGRTLAADGLAPARELAHWKESVRSGWSRVRVDHVDSSGIGEVPQVGDRLTVRAYVSLGDLRPEDVQVQVVHGRVSEADVIEEFTAEPLALAETYEAGRHAFAGDVVLDASGPFGYTVRVVPTHTGLPSVAELGLVANA, encoded by the coding sequence GTGAGAGCGATCCGACGGTTCACCGTCCGCACCCTGCTGCCCGCCGAGCTGCGCGACCTGGACGAGCTGGCGCACAACCTGCGCTGGTCCTGGCACGCCCCGACACGCGACCTGTTCGCCGGCATCGACCCCGAGGCGTGGGCGTCGACGCACGGCGACCCCGTCGCGCTGCTGGGCGCGCTCGGCCCGGAGCGTCTCGCGGAGCTCGCCGCGGACGGCGCGTTCGTCGAGCGCGTGCGCGCGGCGGCTGCCGACCTGCGGCACTACCTCGACGACGCGCTTTGGTACCAGCAGCGGGCGGCCTCGGACGAGGGGAGCGACTCGCTCCCGGCCGCGATCGCGTACTTCTCGCCCGAGTTCGGCATCACGTCGGTGCTGCCGCAGTACTCGGGCGGCCTCGGCATCCTCGCGGGCGACCATCTCAAGAGCGCGAGCGACCTCGGCGTGCCGATCGTCGGCGTCGGGCTCCTGTACGGCGCCGGGTACTTCAAGCAGTCCCTCACGCGCGACGGCTGGCAGGTCGAGACCTACCCGCTGCTCGACCCGGACGGCCTGCCCCTGACGTTGCTGCGCGACGACGACGGCACGCCCGCGCGCGTGTCTCTCGCCCTCCCGGGCGGGCGCACGCTGCACGCGCACGTGTGGGTCGCGGCCGTCGGGCGCGTGCCCCTGCTCCTGCTCGACTCGAACGTGCCCGGCAACGACGAGGCCGCGCGCAAGGTCACCGACCGCCTCTACGGCGGCGGCGGCGAGCACCGCCTCCAGCAGGAGCTCCTGCTCGGCGTGGGCGGCGTGCGCGCGCTGCGCCTGTGGTCGCGCCTCACCGGCGCGCCCGAGCCGGAGGTCTACCACACGAACGAGGGCCACGCCGGGTTCCTCGGTGTCGAGCGCATCCGCGAGCTCGTGGAGCAGGGCCTCACGTTCGACGAGGCGCTCGAGGCGGTGCGCGCCGCGACCGTGTTCACGACCCACACGCCCGTCCCGGCCGGCATCGACCGGTTCGGCCGCGACCTCGTCACGCAGTACTTCGGCGGCGACATGGCCGTCGACGGGCTGCCCGTGGAGCGGGTCCTCGCGCTCGGGGCCGAGGACTACGACGGCGGCGACCCGACCGTCTTCAACATGGCCGTCATGGGCCTGCGCCTGGGCGGTCGCGCCAACGGCGTCTCGCTGCTGCACGGCGAGGTCTCGCGCGGCATGTTCGAGGGGCTGTGGCCGGGCTTCGACGCGCGCGAGGTCCCCATCACGTCCGTGACGAACGGCGTGCACTCGCCCACCTGGGTGGACCCGGCGTTCGCGGCCCTCGAGGCCGACCGGCTCGGGCTCGACGAGCTCACGGCCGACGCCGCGTCGTCGGGCTGGCTGCGCGGTGCCGGGGACGGCGGCGTGAGCGACGGCGAGCTGTGGGCGATCCGCCGCGAGATGCGGGGCCGCCTCGTCGACGAGGCACGCCGCCGCGTGCGCAAGTCGTGGCGCGAGCGCGGCGCGACCCCGGCCGAGCTCGGCTGGGTCGACGACGTCCTGTCGCCCGACGTGCTCACCATCGGCTTCGCGCGCCGCGTGCCCACGTACAAGCGGCTCACGCTCATGCTGCGCGACCCCGAGCGGCTCAAGGCGCTGCTGCTGCACCCCGAGCGTCCGGTCCAGCTCGTCGTGGCCGGCAAGTCGCACCCCGCGGACGACCAGGGCAAGCGGCTCATCCAGCAGCTCGTGCGCTTCACCGACGACCCCGAGGTGCGCCACCGCATCGTCTTCCTGCCCAACTACGACATCGCCATGGCGCAGTCGCTCTACCCGGGCTGCGACGTCTGGCTCAACAACCCGCTGCGGCCGCTCGAGGCGTCGGGGACGTCGGGCATGAAGTCGGCGCTCAACGGCGGTCTCAACCTGTCGATCCTCGACGGGTGGTGGGACGAGTGGTTCGACGGCGAGAACGGCTGGGCCATCCCCACCGCGGACGGCGTGGAGGACGCGGACCGTCGTGACGACCTCGAGGCCGCCGCGCTCTACGACCTCGTGGAGCAGCAGGTCGCGCCCCGCTTCTACGACCGCGACACCGACGGCGTGCCCGGCCGATGGCTCGAGATGGTGCGCCACACGCTCGCGACGCTCGGGCCCAAGGTCCAGGCGACGCGCATGGTCGGCGAGTACGTCACGCGCCTGTACGCGCCCGCCGCCGCGGCCGGGCGGACGCTCGCCGCCGACGGGCTCGCCCCGGCGCGCGAGCTCGCGCACTGGAAGGAGTCCGTGCGGTCCGGGTGGTCGCGGGTGCGCGTCGACCACGTCGACTCGTCCGGCATCGGCGAGGTCCCGCAGGTCGGGGACCGCCTCACCGTGCGCGCGTACGTGTCGCTGGGCGACCTGCGCCCCGAGGACGTGCAGGTGCAGGTCGTGCACGGCCGCGTCAGCGAGGCCGACGTCATCGAGGAGTTCACCGCCGAGCCGCTCGCGCTCGCCGAGACGTACGAGGCCGGCCGCCACGCGTTCGCCGGCGACGTCGTGCTCGACGCGTCCGGCCCGTTCGGCTACACCGTGCGCGTCGTCCCGACGCACACCGGCCTCCCCAGCGTCGCCGAGCTCGGCCTCGTCGCCAACGCCTGA
- a CDS encoding PhoX family protein, translating to MTITPAPEHRPLLSVAPHARGKRSPVTCRLKCADACSHPVPNESANETFRDVVAGAMSRRALLGGLAVGAAAVVLGAQTVGAPPASAQALPAHGGGHGPGRPQKGLAFGAISPQPAARDAFVVPDGYRWRPVIRWGDPILRGAQPFDVARQTPEAQARQFGYNNDYLDILPFERQHALAGAQGRGKGPGRGTRGLLVANHEYTNPAIMFDASYDAATRRAIERAAHGLSVVEVRRRRTGTPWDYVADSRYNRRVHMTTEFRLTGPAAGSDLVRTVADPSGTRVLGTLNNCAGGTTPWGTVLSGEENYNGYFRTSGAGHDARYGLRDAATGYGWELDDPRFDARNPGYENEPNRFGWIVEIDPYAPDEPPVKHTALGRFKHEGANVILSRRGNAVAYMGDDERFDYVYKFVSSRTMRQGNSDGARRHNKTLLTEGSLYVARFTGDSPAAEIDGSGAVPSDGAFDGRGEWVPLVVDGRSAVPGMSLEEVLVFTRVAADQVGATKMDRPEDVEPNPVTGRVYVACTNNTSRGPAAVEAATEPNPRHTNRDGHVVEIVEDRDDAASLTFRWNLLLVAGDPATNASTYFSGYPKEKVSPISCPDNLAFDAEGNLWISTDGQPSTIQKCDGLFKVTLDGRERGRVEQFLSVPRGAETCGPLVDSTDRMVYVAVQHPGEDGSFDAQASFFPDYLTPGTPVPTGAFAGPRPSVVQVWRD from the coding sequence ATGACGATCACGCCTGCCCCCGAGCATCGCCCCCTGCTCTCCGTCGCGCCGCACGCGCGCGGCAAGCGCAGCCCCGTCACCTGCCGGCTGAAGTGCGCGGACGCGTGCTCGCACCCGGTCCCCAACGAGAGCGCCAACGAGACGTTCCGCGACGTCGTCGCGGGCGCGATGTCGCGCCGTGCGCTGCTCGGCGGTCTGGCTGTCGGTGCCGCCGCCGTCGTGCTCGGCGCGCAGACCGTCGGCGCCCCGCCCGCGTCGGCGCAGGCGCTGCCCGCCCACGGCGGCGGGCACGGGCCGGGCCGCCCGCAGAAGGGTCTGGCGTTCGGCGCGATCTCGCCCCAGCCCGCCGCGCGCGACGCGTTCGTCGTGCCCGACGGCTACCGGTGGCGCCCGGTGATCCGCTGGGGCGACCCGATCCTGCGCGGTGCGCAGCCGTTCGACGTCGCGCGCCAGACCCCCGAGGCCCAGGCCCGGCAGTTCGGTTACAACAACGACTACCTCGACATCCTGCCGTTCGAGCGCCAGCACGCCCTCGCCGGCGCGCAGGGCCGGGGCAAGGGTCCCGGTCGCGGCACGCGCGGGCTGCTCGTCGCCAACCACGAGTACACGAACCCGGCGATCATGTTCGACGCCTCGTACGACGCCGCGACCCGCCGTGCGATCGAGCGTGCCGCCCACGGCCTGTCCGTGGTCGAGGTGCGCCGCCGCCGGACGGGCACGCCGTGGGACTACGTGGCCGACAGCCGGTACAACCGCCGCGTGCACATGACGACCGAGTTCCGCCTCACCGGTCCGGCGGCCGGCTCGGACCTCGTCCGGACCGTCGCCGACCCGTCGGGGACGCGCGTGCTGGGCACGCTGAACAACTGCGCGGGCGGCACGACCCCGTGGGGCACCGTGCTGTCGGGCGAGGAGAACTACAACGGCTACTTCCGCACGTCGGGCGCGGGCCACGACGCGCGCTACGGGCTGCGCGACGCCGCGACGGGGTACGGCTGGGAGCTCGACGACCCGCGGTTCGACGCCCGCAACCCCGGGTACGAGAACGAGCCCAACCGGTTCGGCTGGATCGTCGAGATCGACCCGTACGCGCCCGACGAGCCGCCGGTGAAGCACACCGCGCTCGGTCGCTTCAAGCACGAGGGCGCCAACGTCATCCTCTCGCGCCGCGGCAACGCGGTCGCGTACATGGGCGACGACGAGCGCTTCGACTACGTCTACAAGTTCGTCTCGTCGCGCACGATGCGGCAGGGGAACAGCGACGGCGCGCGACGGCACAACAAGACGCTGCTCACCGAGGGCTCGCTGTACGTCGCGCGCTTCACGGGCGACTCGCCCGCGGCCGAGATCGACGGCTCGGGCGCGGTCCCGTCCGACGGCGCGTTCGACGGCCGCGGTGAGTGGGTCCCGCTCGTCGTGGACGGGCGCAGCGCCGTCCCGGGCATGAGCCTGGAGGAGGTGCTCGTCTTCACGCGTGTCGCGGCCGACCAGGTCGGGGCCACGAAGATGGACCGCCCCGAGGACGTCGAGCCCAACCCCGTCACGGGCCGCGTCTACGTCGCGTGCACCAACAACACGTCGCGCGGGCCCGCGGCGGTCGAGGCCGCGACCGAGCCGAACCCGCGCCACACCAACCGCGACGGGCACGTCGTGGAGATCGTCGAGGACCGCGACGACGCCGCGTCCCTGACGTTCCGGTGGAACCTGCTGCTCGTCGCGGGCGACCCGGCCACGAACGCCTCCACGTACTTCTCGGGCTACCCCAAGGAGAAGGTCTCCCCGATCTCCTGCCCGGACAACCTCGCGTTCGACGCCGAGGGCAACCTCTGGATCTCGACCGACGGCCAGCCGAGCACGATCCAGAAGTGCGACGGGCTGTTCAAGGTCACGCTCGACGGCCGCGAGCGCGGTCGCGTCGAGCAGTTCCTCTCGGTGCCGCGCGGCGCGGAGACGTGCGGGCCGCTCGTGGACTCCACGGACCGCATGGTCTACGTGGCCGTCCAGCACCCGGGAGAGGACGGGTCGTTCGACGCGCAGGCCTCGTTCTTCCCCGACTACCTGACCCCGGGCACCCCGGTCCCGACGGGTGCGTTCGCCGGCCCGCGGCCGTCCGTCGTCCAGGTCTGGCGCGACTGA